A genome region from Qingrenia yutianensis includes the following:
- a CDS encoding RNA polymerase sigma factor yields the protein MKKIKLKNEYYWYNDSKYIELPDNIAEVFTEFERAEHRYLEKLRYHKAFYSLDNGNGIENDILVVPQLPDELYEKKLNQAELYAAINQLPYTQAKRIYAHYFQNMTYVEIAKTEGVDASAVRHSVKRGLKQIEKILKNF from the coding sequence ATGAAAAAAATAAAATTAAAAAATGAGTATTATTGGTATAATGACAGTAAATACATAGAACTCCCCGATAATATAGCAGAAGTTTTCACAGAATTTGAGAGAGCTGAACACAGATATTTGGAAAAGTTGCGTTATCATAAAGCATTTTACTCTCTTGATAATGGAAACGGAATTGAAAATGATATACTCGTTGTTCCGCAACTACCTGACGAACTGTACGAAAAGAAATTAAATCAAGCAGAACTTTACGCTGCTATCAATCAGTTACCCTATACGCAGGCTAAACGCATTTATGCTCATTATTTTCAAAATATGACTTATGTAGAAATAGCCAAAACTGAAGGTGTTGATGCAAGTGCCGTAAGGCACTCTGTAAAACGAGGTTTAAAACAAATTGAAAAAATACTAAAAAATTTTTGA
- a CDS encoding phage holin: MINWKVRFKNPVFYVQLGISIMAPIFAYLGITAKDITTWDSFFDIFKQALSNPYILCLIATSIYNAVVDPTTQGIGDSKRAISYNNPVK; the protein is encoded by the coding sequence ATGATTAATTGGAAAGTACGGTTTAAAAACCCAGTATTTTATGTGCAACTTGGAATATCTATTATGGCACCTATATTTGCATATTTAGGAATTACAGCAAAAGATATTACAACTTGGGACAGTTTTTTTGATATTTTTAAACAGGCTTTGTCAAATCCTTATATACTTTGCCTTATTGCTACGAGTATATATAATGCTGTGGTAGATCCCACAACGCAGGGTATTGGCGATAGCAAGCGTGCAATTTCATATAATAATCCTGTCAAGTAG
- a CDS encoding DUF6147 family protein: MRKLKLVSLMLILALSMQVPVFAANSPESTAQDNTIKSVTIQPRGRYLQGGGCTISPYSGYVMVSGHTDAYYDATELTVTLTILKEISPGNWLAIWTDSATEYNTYHAAYPKKKVTVESGYNYMIEATHTVKHNGLTETTHSEAGVAYVY; encoded by the coding sequence ATGAGAAAGTTAAAATTAGTATCTTTAATGTTGATATTAGCATTGTCAATGCAGGTACCTGTTTTCGCAGCAAATTCCCCGGAATCTACTGCACAGGACAATACGATAAAAAGTGTAACAATACAGCCGAGAGGGCGATATCTTCAAGGCGGTGGTTGTACAATCTCGCCTTACAGCGGATATGTAATGGTAAGCGGACATACCGATGCATATTACGATGCAACGGAATTGACAGTAACACTTACTATCTTAAAAGAAATATCACCTGGCAATTGGTTGGCGATATGGACTGATTCAGCAACAGAATACAATACATATCATGCGGCATACCCGAAGAAAAAAGTAACTGTCGAGTCCGGTTATAACTATATGATAGAAGCAACACATACAGTTAAGCACAACGGATTGACGGAAACGACTCACTCGGAAGCTGGAGTTGCATATGTATATTAA
- a CDS encoding RNA polymerase sigma factor, with the protein MCVICNLISEAKAGNPNSMLELLNKFKPLIGKYSYKMNYEDAENDLILSVIQLINDMPYLSNDGQAVNYISQSIYNAYIKYIKQQIKKRENEYLCGIEEIKNISMLYDDFSEINVDLQYALEQLPKNQRNVIILKFMHMMPDKQIMEKLKLSRQSVYKNKIKGLEKLKEILKDL; encoded by the coding sequence ATGTGTGTTATATGTAACTTGATTTCCGAAGCAAAAGCCGGAAACCCAAATAGCATGTTGGAATTATTAAACAAATTCAAACCATTGATAGGAAAATATTCCTATAAAATGAATTACGAAGATGCAGAAAATGACTTAATACTAAGTGTGATACAACTAATAAATGATATGCCGTATTTAAGCAATGATGGACAGGCTGTCAATTATATTAGCCAATCTATATACAATGCGTACATAAAATATATAAAACAACAGATAAAAAAACGGGAGAATGAATATTTGTGTGGTATAGAAGAAATCAAAAATATATCAATGCTATATGATGATTTTTCTGAAATAAATGTAGATTTACAATATGCGCTGGAACAGCTTCCTAAAAATCAGAGAAATGTGATCATACTTAAATTTATGCATATGATGCCGGATAAGCAAATAATGGAGAAACTGAAATTATCAAGACAGTCGGTATATAAGAACAAGATTAAAGGTCTTGAAAAGCTCAAAGAAATATTAAAAGATTTGTAA